In Vigna angularis cultivar LongXiaoDou No.4 chromosome 8, ASM1680809v1, whole genome shotgun sequence, one DNA window encodes the following:
- the LOC108345094 gene encoding peroxidase 66 produces MALLPYSGCIVLCATIFLFFTLSSSMSQAELDAHYYDKTCPQAENIISDTVLSASKFDPKVPARILRMFFHDCFIRGCDASILLDSTPKNLAEKDGPPNLSVHSFYVIDEAKTKLEKACPHTVSCADIIAIAARDVVALSGGPSWNVLKGRKDGRVSKASETVNLPAPTLNVNQLIKSFAKRGLGVKDMVTLSGGHTLGFSHCSSFQARVHNFSLLHAIDPSLNTEFALDLIRKCPKVNTNPNAGHFLDSTSSVFDNDYYRQLVVGKGLFSSDESLVGDQRTRWIVEAFAKDQGLFFGEFVASMLKLGNVGVSENGEVRLNCKVVN; encoded by the exons ATGGCACTTTTGCCATATTCAGGATGCATTGTTCTTTGTGCAaccatttttctcttcttcacgTTATCATCATCAATGTCTCAAGCAGAGCTTGATGCTCATTACTACGATAAAACATGTCCACAGGCAGAGAACATAATTTCAGACACTGTTCTCAGTGCTTCCAAATTTGACCCAAAAGTCCCAGCTCGGATCTTGAGGATGTTCTTCCATGATTGTTTCATAAGG GGCTGTGATGCATCGATATTGCTGGACTCAACTCCCAAAAACCTGGCTGAGAAAGATGGTCCACCTAATCTCTCTGTTCATTCATTCTATGTTATTGATGAAGCCAAGACCAAGCTTGAGAAAGCTTGTCCACACACTGTTTCTTGTGCTGATATAATCGCCATTGCAGCTAGAGATGTGGTGGCACTG TCTGGAGGACCATCTTGGAATGTgctaaaaggaagaaaagatggAAGGGTGTCGAAGGCGTCAGAAACAGTGAACTTGCCAGCTCCAACCTTAAATGTGAATCAACTCATTAAGAGTTTTGCAAAGAGAGGTTTAGGAGTGAAAGATATGGTGACTCTCTCCGGTGGCCACACTCTTGGATTTTCGCACTGTTCTTCTTTCCAAGCAAGAGTTCATAACTTCAGTTTGTTGCATGCTATTGACCCTAGTTTGAACACTGAGTTTGCTCTAGACCTGATAAGGAAGTGTCCAAAAGTAAACACAAACCCCAATGCTGGACACTTCCTGGACTCAACATCATCAGTGTTTGACAATGATTACTATAGACAGTTGGTGGTGGGAAAGGGTTTGTTCTCATCAGATGAGTCTCTTGTTGGGGATCAAAGAACTAGGTGGATTGTGGAAGCATTTGCCAAAGATCAGGGCTTGTTCTTCGGAGAGTTTGTGGCTTCAATGTTGAAGCTTGGTAATGTGGGGGTCTCTGAAAATGGGGAAGTGAGACTTAATTGCAAGGTTGTGAATTGA